TCATCCTTTAAGCTTTAGAGAAAGGGATTCGATTATTTGTCCCCACAGACGGCgccaattgtgagagacaaggtttcacttcttagatttaggttaggtcaagagagatgaatgagaatcgtgggctgaatcccgtaaataaacttgaagaatgaatatgattttattgatgagttgaaagatgatgaatacaaaggaaTGTATCTTGAGATGATTACTAAAGAATACATAATGCTTTTAATCTAGTACAAAAGTTGATATATGGAAAAGAGAGATGGcttgtcttttatcttctccgTCTTTATATAGTCTAGGTTTCGTTGGCAACCCTTCAACTGTTCTCCGAGATATTCGGCTTCAATTACGGAACTCGCTGTAGGCTCCtcttgaccgagtctcttaaggTGTTAGCTCACTTTCTGTCGTGACCTCTGCTATGATGTCTCCCAGGTCCAGTCGTCAGCTCGACTTTCAGCTCCCTTTGTTATGATGGGCTTATCGCAACCCACATGGTAGCTCACGCTTATCGGTACCTCACCTGAGGGTCACATTCGGGTCCAACACCTACCACAACGATGAAgtaaagtaaaaataattaaatttgcttttatttgaaaataataataatttggtaTACCTCTTAGATCCAGGATCTATAAGAGGTTGTGCCGTCTCCTCGACCTCGGGAGCAAGGATAGCCTTGTTTTCCTCTTTGCGAGATACAACATGAGCTGCAATGATAAGATGGTTCTCAATTAAATCACGCTAAGAGATGAAtgtcaatttaaaataatatacatcAAAGAATTTGTAGGAGTCACACCAATAGTGATGTTTGTACGTCCACTCCAACCTTTCTCTCTCAATTTCTCGGCGATACGGTCACAAGCCTCTTGTGGACGTAAATCACGGGGAAATTCTACGTTTCCGTAATCTCAGCAGCATACCTACCACAACGATgaagtaaaaataattaaatttgctttttgaaaaaaataataatttggtaTACCTCTTAGATCCAGGATCTATAAGAGGTTGTGCCGTCTCCTCGACCTCGGGAGCAAGGATAGCCTTGTTTTCCTCTTTGCGAGATACAACATGAGCTGCAATGATAAGATGGTTCTCAATTAAATCACACTAAGAGATGaatgttaatttaaaataatatacatcAAAGAATTTGTAGGAGTCACACCAACATCTAAGAAGGAAATGAAATAGCTTACACTCTATGTAGCTAAAAACAGGGGCGGatctagaaaataatttaatgtgaggcataatatttatatatatattatatttataaaactttattaatatatatatatattaaaagattaattatatattaattaaataaattattaaattacagttttttaaagaatatttttaaaaataattattttcaaaaacttgAATCAATTGATAAGATAGACAGGTTTTTGTTATGTTAAATACTTTTTACTGgttattttaatataagtttaaaaataaaattgataaaataattgttaactaaaacttaaacaaaataatttatatttttgaaaaggtAAAAGGTAATATTTAAgtaaatgaacaaaaacaaatcttttCTATTAGATAGCAAAAAGCAAAGGAAAatgaaaacttatttatataaaaatgtgaCTAAAAGACAAAAATCTGAAGAAAAAAACGCTCACTTGTGTCGAACATGGGTTGCATGGGGCACCCTTGAACCTTTTAAACCATCAGAGCTGAAAACTTTAATCCGTATCTTTGTTTGCTTaagataattttatatgttagtATGTGGCACGTGCCACACCTCCTCACAAGGTGGGTCCGCCCCTGGCTAAAAACATATTTCCTTCCCATAGAGATTTCCACCTTCCCACAAAGAAGATACATGATTGAATACACAGAATGATGCACTTTCAAATTTCTAAAActtaattaaccaaaaaaagaaaaaataaattgtcattaaaatataaaatttcgaaaacattatatatgtcaagataaaataaaaataaatatacaaacaaGTAACTAAAAAGGAAATTAGCTTCATAACTATGATAGTTATTTGAAAACCAACATTAAAAGAGCTTAACTAACAAAAAAGtcataatatataaacacacaaaaaaatcgtatcgaacaaaataaaatataaaatcagtaGCAAAAGacctaaactaataaaaattatctacaaAAGGAATTagcttgaaacttttttttttaaaaaaagagagagaatattTCTAGAATACTGATAAGATTACAAATAGCCATCTAAATTTATAGTAATTTAAacaatcaaaaaaaatatttttttcaagatACAGAATTTACAAAAACAATAGTAGATCCGGTTCTTTTCTTTTGGTCGACTCATTTCCttctttaaattttcaaaataaaacagaaatcaATAGTGATAAATTCAAATCTCCATAAGAGGGGTGCATGtagctttcaaaaaaaaaatagggtgCATGTATCAAAATATACTTGGGCTGTGGGTATTGCATTATCATGGGGGTTAATAAAAATAGTCTTTAAAGTTTTGTCCTGCGGCAaacataatttattatgttaCATTTTACATGAATGTAAAACAAAATGTGATGGATATAGAAATTATTATTAACGTGTAAACAGGTATTCTACAACGTTTGATACAAGCAGCTGTCACCAATGTTTGATGCAAGATGCAACCAATATTCTAGAAAAGTGTATAggctgttcttcttcttcttcctccccaATGAACTAAGTCTACACTAAATCTCTAGCAAACaattaagaaaatgagaaaGGGAGATTTGAAAGGTTAGATGATGTCTGCTCTTAGTTCTTCAGATGCTttgaaaaatgtaaatttgatttttgtatCTCCAAATACACTTAAAGAATTGATAATGGAATCTAAGTTTCATTTAAGGTTTGATTAATACCTAGCACAATAGCTATATAATTGTGTTTCCATTTATAATCTTGAGAAGATTACAACtgattagttttaaaaatgtatctttGATACTTGAGGAGAACCATACGCCTCTTTGTCGTGGTAAGCataagataatcacgaagaggGAAGTAGAGGACAACTAAGTTAGACAGAGCGGAAACAGATGATAACACATAATAATTGATTAACTTATGAATTCTAGTATGATTTTGGACTGTGTAAAACACTTAAAATTAATTCTCACTAGCAATGCTCTTAACTTGTTTGGTGATGCAaatcttttattatataaaacatgagTCAATTGGAAATTGTATGAATGACATgtgtcattttatatttttaacaaaattcatTGTGTTATTTTTTCtgttgaaaagaaaagaattaataaaaaaaaattctttcataTTATTTCAACAAAACTGTTTTTTCACTACGCCTTATAATCTCCCACTATCTTTAACTTCTTTTGCTTCTGCATAAGTAAGAAATCTCTGGATAAAAATGATAACAAAAAGATATCGACGTCGATCAATCAAATGTCTTACActctttttctttaataaatattctGCCAATAATTCTCAAGCATCCCTCGAATGTGTCATCTGGTCAATGTTCGGGAGATACAAGCATAGAAGGTAttcactttttaattatttttctttttaaaaatcttaaaagaCTATGCATTTTCTTGGCTAAAAAAAACTTTGCATTTAATATTCACTAGACCTTGACCCGCCCGACCGGGcggatatttattttatgttttagctttttgtttatattaaattatgtattagtaatatttaaagataaatttagattgaaaattaatctttgtagttataattaaaattaaaacttaataaaatattctgatataaatttaaatctcctaactaaaataatataggGATGGGTCATAATTTTTTCCAATTCCAAAATCTTAGCATCcgttaaaaacaaataaaataaatacataaaatatataaaaatatttagaattaatttctattaaaataaatttgttaaagaaaaataatcttgCGTTGTTGGTGTTTATTTCTATAGCTTGTAATGAATTGCTCTTATTTATAGATGGGCCAAAAAAGTTGATTATCAGGATGTCTATCAAGTATACCTAGATTTTTTGAACTAAAGGATAAATTTTGGAATAAAGTTGAGAGTTAAGAAAGATAATAAGTTAGATATTACGTGATTTTGGAAGATCGATCTTAAAGTTAGTATATGTGTGGTTTTTGGTGTGATATTGAGTAATAGCGTGATCTTAGGTTGACAAAAAcggtttttttcaaaatctacgtATATTTTTAGCAGATACTCTGGATATACCATATTCGAAggacatttataaatttaataccaAAATTATTTGGTATGGCCGATTCAGTTTCTTTTATCCAATCCCggtttagtttaataattagaaattttaaattgtatagtGTATACCATTCGGAGGTCGAGAGATAAAGTTGAAGTGGTCATTCTGCAGGGAAGAAGAAACAGACCAATACAGATTCAGGTTCGGTGCACGGTGCAACACAATGTTTTTAGAATCTTACTACAattaaataatatgtttatCATAGATTGAATCGGTTTCAAAACTATGTCCTTAGAGTatgaattaaattaaattgGAAGTATTAATAATGGAGTGTGCCGGTTTTAAACGTAATACACATATGAAATACAAAATGGTAAATATATCACATAATACAGCCGGTTTAGTTACAAGTTATTTTAGGATAAGAGACGTCAATTTGTTTACGATGATTTAGGAAAAATTTAAAAGGATAGATTTTTACGGCCAGTGGCAGTCAAATGTATTTATTTGGCAAAAGTTAGGGGTAAGTACTATttgtacttcaattttaatagtttagatagtTTAGATGGTTATTTAAAAGTTTTACTAAACATGTATTGACGTTATTGTCAAGAGTGCAAGACATCAAGAATATTGAACATGATTCTTCAACTAATATAAGTTTTCATGATTTTGTTGTAAATGACATTCTTATATTTATGTTGTTCTTTTTCTATAAACATTTGAGTATACTTTTGATATTAATCTTTcgtttcaaatttgaaaacctTTAATTGCGGTGGTTCTCTGGATTCAAAGTCCTATCAAATGTGAACGAACCTATACGTTAATCTCAGGTCATACTAAAACACATGTTCTTATATggtattttttacatatttagattcattataaaattgtaatttttataatatttggtcttctaaatatatttatggtAAGTTCTGtattgttttcaaaaaatatttttaggtttttgttCATCTTCAAATTGTCGTTCAAATTCTTTaccataaattaaaatatttttttccttgtcaattttttttaactctcttgaatttaaattataatgatATACATTGAACAGTTATATTTTGGTAGCAATAATTTAACAATCACTTTGCCCATGGGATGAATCTCCCTATAAGATTTTACTATAGACAGAAACGTTAAAAGCCACAACTTTTGCTTTTGATCAACGGTGAGCCTCACGCCACCGTTGAGAAATACTAATGATGGGTAAGAGGAAGAAAAGCTTTCTCTCCTCCATCCCCATCTCCTCCAATTTCCCCCGTTACATTGTAGCATCTCGTGCCGGTACTAAGAAATCAAATTCCGTTGCGAAGAATTTGAAATCGACGTCTGTTTCTTCACGCGTAAACAAGCTATGATTCTCCTTCCGGTGCTAAGTTGGGTATCTCGACTGCTTCTCCAgttgaggaaattccgagggggTTCCCTTCTGGCTTCGGATAAGGTTGTGTGTGATGCCTCTGCCAGTCTTGTTGTCAGAGTTTCGTCCTCCTTTTCACCTCCAGCTCCTGCTACACAGACTATCTATGAGTCGTTGGAGGATGAGATAAATCTGGATAATCCTGTAGTATCAGGGTTCATCCCTCTTTCTCCAGCGGTAAATGGAACTCGGAAGTATTCAGAGGTTATCCACGGGTCAGCTATGAGGGAAGAGTTAGGTTCTTCGTCTCAGCATATATTTGGTGTTCCCTTTGTTCTAATACCATACGTTATTATGTGACTTCATATTCGTTAGGTTTATTGGTGAAGCACCATATATGGGAAGAATTATTGGAATTGTTAACGCCATTTGGAGCCAGTCTGGACCAAGAATCTTTGTCCACCGCCTTAGTCCGCTAAGTTTTCTTCTCAGAGTCACCAACCGTCGTACTCGTACTTTGGCTTTGGCTAGAAATGTGTGGATTAGAGCAGGGTACCCTATGTACATAGCTCTGTGGTCTCCTGAATTCTCGC
The window above is part of the Brassica napus cultivar Da-Ae chromosome C3, Da-Ae, whole genome shotgun sequence genome. Proteins encoded here:
- the LOC106379992 gene encoding uncharacterized protein LOC106379992 — its product is MILLPVLSWVSRLLLQLRKFRGGSLLASDKVVCDASASLVVRVSSSFSPPAPATQTIYESLEDEINLDNPVVSGFIPLSPAVNGTRKYSEVIHGSAMREEFIGEAPYMGRIIGIVNAIWSQSGPRIFVHRLSPLSFLLRVTNRRTRTLALARNVWIRAGYPMYIALWSPEFSPEEPQLTSIVVLVELRWVPY